The DNA region GGGACGAGCGCGAGTTGGGGAAGGTGTGCGTCCGAGTGAACTACCAGGAGGCTCTGGAGCAGGTGTGGATCACTGTGGTTCAGGTAAGGTTACAGGCTAtgaggaagagagggggagaaCACAAAAAGCTCCATTGTGCTCTTCTGCAGCATTTCTCAATGGTCCCTCTGTGTGTCCACAACACAGGTCTCTGTTAGCTCCTCTCAGTGCTCTATTAACTTTGGCTCAGACACTCAGGAGgaaaaggttgttttttaaGAAGCGGAGCTGTCCTCATTGATGCTGAGACACTGTCATCAGTGTTTCTGTGCATTCACGCAAAAAGCAAcacctacagtgtgtgtgtagtgtccATTCAATCAGTTTGAATGCTTTAATGCAGAGACATGCACTAATTCCTCAATGAACAGAAAATGGGGCACCTTTTTACCATCTAAGATTCTGGTTTTGGATTTGTTTAGGGTTGATTTTTGTCCCAAAGTCACATTAGTGTGGTACTTGAACTATCTATTGGGACATTTGGATGAACAAGTAGGGCACTGGGGTTGCACAAAGACCCTTGTTGTGTTACGCAATGTCAAAAATGTTGTCTTTCCTGGAGCATAAATGAAGCATATCCTGCTTAAAGATAAGATAACTGTGGAGGAAGTCAGACTCTTGtgactcttactcacattggGAACACttctgtaataaaaataaactattccccattttCTGTGGATCCCCTGGAACTCCCTCGAGGACctctgggggtccccggacccctggttgagaaccactgatctagaacatctctcccaattcatcgtctatggagcagctccacactttatactctATGACATCAGAAATTTGAGTTTcagcactctagtttttagaTTTGGTAGAGAGTTGTTTATgattactaatattttttggactgtcttagaccataacATGAATGAATTTAGAAAATGGGAGTATTTCTCCTTTAAATAAGGGATTTAAAGAGTACTTCAAACAGTAAAACACCCTGTTAAAtctagaaatattaaaaattataCTCGCACACACAttcttctcttgtttctgtATTTATGACCTTTTTGCTAAGTAGAGCAGTTTGTCCCCAACCTGTTTGCTTAAGAGCACTGTAGCCTATAAATAGATTTGACCTGCCTCGACTACAACCTCCTTTTTCCTATTTTGTTATCAGTGTTCAGACCTCAACGTTTTTCCGGATGGAGTGGAACAACAAAAGATTGGATTTAAAGGGATCATCACCATCCCCAAACCGATACAGTTCAAGAGCTCGGTCAAGGAGTACCGACAGGTAATGCTGCGGACCGACCGCTGTCTGAAAACctgatgttttgtgtttgtggttACATATTGAGTCGTAGCTCAGATTTACTCTGCTATGTTTTAGGAGGAGGTTTATGAATAAAAAGGCAGTATTGTGACAAGAGTTTGAGGGTTATTATTACAGTTGCATAGTTTACAtcagatggatttattattCCTAAATGAGTTGTGAGAAAAAACACCTGATTTTAACTTTGTGCTCCGTCTGCTCTTTAGGATGTGTCCTTCATGGAGACCTTTGTGTTTGCGTTGCGTCTCCAGCAGTTGCGCTGCAGTGCTTTGGTGCTGCGGCTGCAGACGCACAACCCCAAGAAACGCACGGTGGCCGAGTGCGTCCTCTCCCTACGACAGCTCGGTCCTCAGGAGACGGAGCACTGGCTCGAGCTCAACCCTCTGTCCAAATCCTCCGTGAGTGTCCACTTCACATGTTATGTGTCAGGACTGTGGCACTAAAGTCTGTTTTTGGTCTTAATGCTGATTtaagtctggtgtttgtgtcaCTGGGGTttcaaacagcagcagtagaaCATTTACAAGATTACCAGGAATCAAAGAATTATTATCTCAAACCAGAAGCAACTTGTAGAAGGGATTTTTTTAGACTTTACATTCGTCTAATCATTATCACGGTTTAGCAATTGCAAAATATCATCAAACTTTGACCTGTTTACCTCCAGTTCAGATGTTCTTTCAGATGATTTCCATGTGTCCatccttaaaggtacagtgtgtaggatttggcaacatctagtggtgtggttgcagattgcaaccaattgagtacccctccgttcactcctcccttcccaagactgcggtaacgtgagccacagagtgcaaaacctcGGTAACggcgttcgcctcgctcagaggccatccttaccataataaaactactttaggagcaacggaagtcagacagcggctggcggtaccacggttttgcactctgcagctcacaagttttacaagcgtgtcggagaactacggtggccttcatgtaacaaaaacatgcaaatggccctatctagagtttgttttgtccgttctgggctactgtaggaacatggcggcgcaacatggtggactctgtgaagaggacctgctccctatgtagatatgaagggctcattgtaaTCTAATgtcaatgtctgaaaaaagaaaaaaagaaaactgtcttGCCTGCAAATTTGAGAGCATTGGTTTCACGGAGTATAACATCAGTTATACTACTACAGCTATTAGAacataaaacactttaaaaggtCTCGTCAATGTGTCATATTAAGAGGATATTAAGCTTGGGAACACACAGTAGATACACTCCCAATGACAACATGTTGATGTACCATGTaccattttcaccattttagttTAGCGTGTCAGCATGCTAGCATTTGCTAATTGGCACAAAttacaaagtacagctgaggcagatgggaatgtcattagtccTGCAggttttggtcataaaccaattAAGTATTGGATGGTGGCACTAggggaaaagtcagaggatgaCCAAAGTCAGCCGGGTTATCTGAGCGTGTCTGAGCTGGTGTCCAGCTGTTGTGTCCAAGAGGAATAACTTTCAGTGTGGGAATATCTCAGacctttattactttattcttcaCCGTTTCCTCTGTTGGCTGCTGTCTTTTATCACCCCTTTCTATGTGCACAGTACGAACAAAGCTCTGTGTGTGGCTCATAAAACTGTTCCCATGATGCATTGTAACCCACTGGCATGTCCCGTACTCTTGGCCCTAACAGAGTAACATCGAGGCACACTCTGTGTTTTTGCATAATCACAGGAAAAAGCAAAAAGGGGGATTCATTATCGAGGTAAATTGGGAAACAGGCTTTTATTGGAGAGAAGAAACTAGAGTGCAGATTCTGGAAATGTACGACATGGAAAAGTAGGTCAAACCTCAAACCATTTCAACAGCAGAGAGTGGTTCTGTTGATAAATGGATGCATGTCTGGCCAGTGACAGTAAAATGTGAACTGTTTCTGCACTTAGTGGATCAGACAGTGAGTCATCATTCAGACGGTCGATTTGATTCAGTGAGTGATTTCACCCATCTGGTGCACACAGAAGGCACAAATTGGCCAAATCACCGTCAGTCAGTAGAGGCTCTTAAGGGTCAAGACGGCTGAACTCGTCCAAGTCTTGAATGAGAAAACTATCAACAGCATTTTGAAAAGAGGCAGAGCAGCTGGAAGTCTAAGATGAACCATTCAGCAAGACTAAGAGACTACAGTGATGCTTTAAGCTTATATCAgtgtgctaacatgctcacaatttTTGTGTTATGAAAAGTTTAAAGAGTCTCAGTTCTGAATCACACTATTAACTTCCTAATTATTGAGATATAATTGAATATTTATCTTTCAGGTGTGCCACTCTGAGCTGCATCTCGCCACCTGCTTTCAGCCAGTCAACGGACGCATCCAGCTCCAGGTCCTCGCCGCCCAAAACCTCCCAGTTTCCTCCTCACCACTCACACAAGGTATGTAGGCGTCAATGGAAATGGTCTTTAATCTaatgtgaaatgtttttcaACAAAAAAGAGTAACTGTAGACCCGTGCGGCTCATGTGAGTAACTGTACTGTTGTTTCCTCTTCTGTAGCGTTCTTTGTCAAAGTGGAGATGCACCAGTTGGGCCGTGtggtgatgaagaagaagactcGCTTCCTGAAGGCCTCGGGGGGGCAGTGTAAGTGGGCGGAGACTTTTCACTTCCTCCTGGCCGCGTTAGACAACGCCTGCTCGCTGTCAGTCAAACTCTACAGCCGGAGCTCGGTCAGGAGGAAACAGTGTCTTGGACAGGTGAGTTCTTCTGACACCAGCTTGTTTAAGTTAATAAATATCACTCAGACTTTTCTTTCACTTCATGAAGTCAACTTGAATTATAGCCTTTCGATCGTTTCTGCAGGTTCAGCTGGGATTCGACAGCCCCGTCCCAGAAGTAGTGGAGCAGTGGAAGGACACGATGGCTAACCCAGAGAAAGTGGTGTCTGCGTGGCACCGGCTGAGCTCCGCCTAAACCTCTTCTCCCAACGTCTTCTTCACTACTACACTACAGATGTGACGCTCTCGCGCTGCAGGTCCAGCTGTGCCCGCTTGCTTTGGCCACAGTCTTGTAGGCTAGCTGAGTGGACTCTGACGGACCGGACTGTAAATTACTGAACGTGCTCTGAAAGCTCTGAGAGACCAGACTTTCCGCTGTTCAGGTGCTCGGATGTAAATAGGGGTTTCGAACAAAGTGTAATTGctggaaaagttttttttttttggtggttcTTGTGTAGACAAAAttgaagtttattttttctaaaaaaaaataaaaaagtagagGATTTGCCtaactgacaataaagtcagCTGCATGGCATTTAGCTGTAAATAATGCTGTATTTTGTAACTCACATGTGTTTTTAGGGAAAACCTTGTCACTCTGTTTCAGCTGGATAGAAAGTTTACAAGCAGAGAAAGTCACCATAAAGCCAAACTCACTGTATTAAAAACATCATGTTATCAGTCTGTTATTAAGATCCGtcttaaaggataaggctggcgatattctgtatttttacttatttttcgatagaaaaatggagagaggtcttcaggatttaattgttctttaatataatttagtattggccatgtttcatgttgacCGGAGACGAAGACAAACATTCGCCAATATGGGAATATCCCAAGCCCcgaggaagagcgccgggctttgaagcaagtTATTGTAGTGGCCAAACCATTGAATTACACTGGAAGTGTAATTCAATAGTTTACATGATGCCATTGCCCAAAAAGACTTGTTAATAGAATCAATTCACTGTTGGTTTCGGTCTTTTCATGgtatttgttgacaataacccCGGCAGGGTGATGCTTGCATCGCgttgaaggggtttatttcacaacaatgaccggctagctgtacattatcccgcttattacacagctacttacttaagaaatcaataatttgacacaaaaacggtcatccagagtccgacatcagaactgcgcccatagcaacggtctcttataaaaacaataacagaccgttgaatgccgtgattgaccaatcagaatcgagtattcaacaaagccgtgtaataagagaaatataaatatcacTCGACTTATCCTTTAATTACCTAAAAGGTGAGCTTAAaggttttcccttaccctagtTTAACTATATAGGATATCATGTTACTGTACAATACAGCAGTATCAAACCTTAGCTGTACGCTTTTGATAAAAGcactttaatcttttttttatgtatttaatgtattaACGTTTAGTGATTAAAAGTAGGTGTCGTTTGgaaaagttgtgtgtttattgatAGAAAGTAGTGAAGGGAGCTCTCATGGAAATCATAAGCCTATaggtgacatttcattcagaaCAATCTGAAATAAGACGAGGAGGAAAGTTTATAAGATAATTCTGGGATGTTATGTGAATGATGGGAAGTCACATGGAAGGAAAACAGGCCGAGGTTTTCAGTAAGTACATTACTCTTATGAAATAGGTCAACAACCATAAACCACAGTGTCACTTTATATTGAAGAGGCCACTGGTTGAGAAATCTCAAGGCAAACAGCTAGAGAATTTGTCACGCTTGAACATCCTGTTTTTCCAATTTCACCTTTTATTATGAAGGTAATTTAATGTCACTACTGTTCGTGGGCAATCTCAATCTCATCCTCAACATTTGAGTATAGAAAAGGAcatttgtgggaaaaaaaatcaaatcacttTCCTTTCAGCTGCAGCACTTTCAAGTTTCATTTCAATTAAATGTCAACGTGGTGAAAATTGCACTTAAAAAACAATTTcctgcaaagaaaaacaaaccttACTAGTCGTTATTAGAGGGAATGTGTGAAAGTTTGGGGGTTTGTAACCATCTTTACTATTCAAATAATCATTCTGAACACAAAGTAACATTTTTAACAGGCACTATTTGGGAATAAAACCCTCAGGTTTATCTTCCCAGGAGGGAATCCTGTCTCCGTTTCAGTCCCATAAAGCATGAGATTGACCGGCGATGTGTGTTCTGTGTAACCAGCTGTAGACGTggacacgcaaacacacacccagCGAACAATAAGTCTGTGGACCAAGAAAACAGAGTCCGGCGAGTGTTTGCgtttagagtgtgtgtgaccAGGACAACCGGGCGCCCCACGTGAGCTGGCCTGCGTCAGAGCCCTTCACATCCTGGCGTGTCAAAACACCATCATCTATATTTCACGTAATTAATGTTTGATTTATGGTTAATGTTACACAGAGGGCATTCCAGACACACCTTAACTTAACCTGTGACTTGACTTAGCTCTCAGCTCAGAGGAGCGTGTTTGACTTTGAGTCAGGAAAGGTGCTTGATTCTCACAAGCCGGATTTGGGGTTATTGTTCCTCTATGTGCTGAACGGATTCTTTTCCCGACACCCATTTGGCCGGTTGCCACGCTGAGTCTGCTGCACATTCCTGTTGTCTCATAACCGCATGCTTGTATGTGCAGGTTCCTTCACCAGGGAGACTCAATGGAGAGTTTACAGGAGTCCTGCAGCATAGGAGGAGGCAGTTCCTCTGGTTTTCATCCAAATTAAAGGGTTATGTAACATTACATGACTTACAACCCCAGAAAGTAGTCAGAAAGTATGGAGAGATGGAGTAACACAGTGTTGATTTTGGTCTTTTAATGGGATTTATTGACAATAGaatgggtagaattggagcaaatgtgattttaaatagtaatttctataaaaaatatatatcctgtcagtagtgcatgagacagataatctgaaaaaaatcatgttccttggtgtcctccagtgctcctaattgCATCTGAAATTTCACAGAgcggagaaaaacaaccaatcagagccgagctggagccttgccgtctctgagcagctgtcaatcactcaccaactccgatcaaacggtcaaactaggcagcgctgatcaaatattaatcaatattatgtcactgtaatgtctatttctcacataaaatgttttcagaatcatcttgtagcgtactgtttagctgtataatgagaaagtttgtgacctggcagccatgttgagatatgttgaggaaataccaagcaccgcccaccagccggagcacagccaataggaacgctctctctctgaaattacctgtgattggccaaagtctgccatcatgggctagattttttaaagcctgaaaacagagccatgaggaggtgcagaagtctaattgaattacaatatgctgaaaggttattatggaatttttgcccaatgatgccaaaaatattctgcctgctgcaggtttaaacatGTGCAGTAAAAATCATCCATCGAAAAATCCCACCACATAAACTATCATGTGTGGGATTTTTTGGGGAGTTTCTGATACTGCCGCCAGAGGGCGCCAAAGTCGGAATATTTCAAATCATGCACATAATATCCCTTTCAAcaatcaaaaataattaaacatagGTGACAATAATTAacgtttttattattattattattataacattgCATCAAATTgctgtgtgtgatgtgaaagGTGTCCCTCATAGTAACAAACCCATCACCCATCATCTGACTGTGCAGTTACCCTCACAGTACTATAATAagcctgtccaatcatttcattcggccctaattaaatgattggatgggctacctctctctctacctaCCAAGTAAGCTGGtaaacatggtggagcatttagcagctaaagagccagatatttccctcaggagtcggtggagaccaaactagaggtaaaagagagtgaatattggactgaTTTTCACCAGATGGACAGAAatatgaatgctaatgttgctctgtatctgctggatgtgtaaatagatAACTGTCTGCCAACATGTTTGTGTAAAAAgtgatactgtatgtcaggtttgtgttcacagcttgtttccaAAGTGGCCAAACAATCACCCAAAGATGACTTTTTATTCCCATCAATGAAAGCTGAAAGAATTAAATAGAGAGCTAGATCAGGGGAGAGGTTTAGAGGAagtttttaaagtcattttaaatccattcattcatttattttcaggaAATTGAGACAGAGCAGAGAATAATGTCCAGAAGGGCCACGTGGTTGCAGAAGCAGGAGTCTCAGCAACAATGGTGCACCAACTACATCACTCTCATTAACCAGGTATATTATGTCCTTCTATTGGCTACAGCTGCTGCAAAGCAGAGGAGCTGTGGTCGACCACCAGCTGCTGGTTTTTCATCTAAATGGGATAAAAAGGAGGATGTTTCCTACAGCGTCATCTCCTGGATTTGAATTCTTCACATACTCAAATTGATGGAGTGAAAACTAAATTTTGAGATTTGGGTTTTCAAAAGATTTTCCCTTTTTCACACACGCATACTGCAGGTAAATTGTAATTACATTAAAGTAAAAGCAAAGCATGTTTCTTTGGACAGAATATTATTGACATTTCctatttgtttttatcagaAATGTATCATTTAAACAGCCTTAGTTGCTCTCCGTGACGTTTCTTCTACTTTTTCCcagttaaagttttttttttttaaagttgttccTTATcctatgctgtacagattgtaaatccCCCTGAACACAGTTTATTCATGTTGCAATTACTGTCTgccacaaatacattttattttatatgctatattttaatgttttaacctCTACATTATCATTTCTTTACTTGcatgttttttctctttatgaGCATTGTTAGAGGGAGTCTGATCTCAGATTTTGTCTTTAATAACAACTGCTTCTCTGttattgttgtgcatatgacaaTGCATAACTTGAAACTTGAGTCTTTACCAAACAATCCTCACCCATGCTGAGCCTCTGAAGGAGTCAGTACGCCCTCATGTGATAATTGGCAGAAAGTGCAGGTTTGGATTGACCTCCCAGTGTTGAGCAAGGTGTGAGTGTCTGTGGGTGTGAACAGGGTGACGCAtttattgaggaaaaaataactCCCCTCTACATTAAGAAGCCTGAGCAGGCAGGAACAGGCAAAGCTCAATTGCCAAGATCTCACTGAACAGAATGGATACAGACAAGAAAAACACGACTCTAAGAGAAGGATTCCTGGTGAAAAGGGtaagacttttattgtgaaatacataataatacaaatgCTGTAAAATATAGATTTAACTGAGTAGTGAGGGATGTAGCAGACAGTAAATATATCCATATTTTTAATTGTGGAAAAAGTGTACTAATGTATATAAGGACAGGGCCTTTGAAAGTTGAAAGAGAAAAGAGTATGTTGCTTTTCTGAGAAGCACATGTTTGATCATTTTTGTTAATGTGATTACAGGGTCATCTCGTGCACAACTGGAAGGCACGTTGGTTCGTGTTGATGCCAGACAAGCTGCTGTATTACAAGTACGAAGGAGGCAAAAGGGACTCCTGTCAGCGAGGGAAAATCCTTCTGAAGGACTGTGAGATAACTTGTCCTTTTCTGGACTATGAAAATCGACCGGTGAGTAATTCAGACTCCA from Sebastes umbrosus isolate fSebUmb1 chromosome 16, fSebUmb1.pri, whole genome shotgun sequence includes:
- the LOC119474864 gene encoding tandem C2 domains nuclear protein, with the translated sequence MVAAMECLKDCCKIFMKKKGREQETQVIALKMPPNKAAASGWEPEEGRRGVTEDYFLSKLPPDGREVPFVLPTFKASYIQPRGSRYPNLPSGPQSSARCTYAERKAELLGSTHFTYSPESSLHQGQLAEYMSPGSPRRDTLKNRDSGPQSPGWTLKPVVEQRLSSSMFDLSSPQIHMQRFDSVSSVLSSTSSVIGSIESSLDSITLSGDERELGKVCVRVNYQEALEQVWITVVQCSDLNVFPDGVEQQKIGFKGIITIPKPIQFKSSVKEYRQDVSFMETFVFALRLQQLRCSALVLRLQTHNPKKRTVAECVLSLRQLGPQETEHWLELNPLSKSSVCHSELHLATCFQPVNGRIQLQVLAAQNLPVSSSPLTQAFFVKVEMHQLGRVVMKKKTRFLKASGGQCKWAETFHFLLAALDNACSLSVKLYSRSSVRRKQCLGQVQLGFDSPVPEVVEQWKDTMANPEKVVSAWHRLSSA